The following are encoded together in the Proteiniphilum saccharofermentans genome:
- a CDS encoding Gfo/Idh/MocA family protein, protein MKRRMFIKKAAATAVGTAVFPTIVPSSVFGKNAPSNKIHIGQIGCGRIARDHDMAETIKYDKAQFMAVCDVDSKRLADGKKYVDEYYTKKTGKKSYSNAKMYENYIDMLSDNEIDAVIISTPDHWHAEPAIRAALAKKDIYLQKPTSLTVEEGRLLSDVVRRQNVILQVGTQQRSSPQFRIAAELVRNGRIGKLHTVKIGLPGDPSGPEASEMPVPKNLNYDMWLGSTPEVYYTEIRVHPQNNYGRPGWLRCEQFGAGMITGWGQHHFDSAAWGMDTEYTGPVSVEAIAQFPKSGLWDVHGDFMVKAEYENGITMYTSGGYPNGIRYEGTDGWIFVSRGNYVASTSDPVAQGNNAKALDASDPKILTSEIGENEIHLYKSDNQHGNWLNCIESRKEPISPVEIGHRTCTVCLISHIAMKIPGRLEWDPKLEKFKNSELANSMLRRPQRAPYGTDYIQLSQ, encoded by the coding sequence ATGAAAAGAAGAATGTTTATAAAAAAAGCAGCGGCAACAGCAGTCGGAACAGCGGTTTTTCCTACCATTGTTCCTTCATCGGTGTTCGGCAAAAATGCACCAAGCAATAAAATTCATATCGGACAGATTGGTTGTGGCAGAATTGCCCGGGATCATGATATGGCAGAGACAATAAAATATGATAAAGCGCAATTCATGGCTGTTTGCGATGTGGACAGCAAACGTCTGGCGGATGGGAAAAAGTATGTGGATGAATATTACACGAAAAAGACCGGTAAAAAATCCTATTCAAATGCGAAAATGTATGAAAATTACATCGATATGCTATCCGATAATGAAATTGATGCTGTAATTATCAGTACACCGGATCATTGGCATGCCGAACCTGCCATCCGCGCTGCTTTGGCTAAAAAGGACATATATTTGCAAAAGCCCACATCGTTAACTGTTGAGGAAGGTAGGCTTTTAAGCGATGTGGTACGTCGTCAAAATGTGATCCTCCAGGTAGGAACGCAGCAACGTTCATCTCCCCAATTCAGGATAGCGGCAGAATTGGTGAGAAACGGGAGGATTGGCAAGCTTCATACTGTGAAAATAGGATTACCCGGTGACCCTTCCGGTCCCGAAGCAAGTGAAATGCCTGTTCCTAAGAATTTGAATTACGACATGTGGCTCGGATCAACCCCTGAAGTTTATTATACCGAAATCAGGGTTCATCCCCAAAACAACTATGGCCGTCCTGGATGGTTGCGTTGTGAGCAGTTTGGTGCGGGTATGATTACCGGATGGGGACAGCATCATTTTGATTCGGCCGCATGGGGTATGGATACGGAATACACAGGCCCTGTTTCTGTGGAGGCTATCGCGCAATTCCCCAAATCGGGGCTGTGGGATGTGCACGGCGATTTTATGGTAAAAGCGGAGTATGAAAACGGAATAACCATGTACACAAGTGGAGGTTATCCCAACGGCATCAGATATGAAGGCACCGATGGATGGATTTTCGTTTCCCGGGGTAATTACGTAGCATCTACAAGTGATCCGGTGGCTCAGGGAAATAATGCAAAAGCGTTGGATGCCAGTGATCCGAAAATTTTGACTTCAGAAATCGGTGAAAATGAGATTCATTTGTATAAGAGTGACAATCAACACGGGAATTGGCTTAACTGTATAGAATCGAGAAAAGAACCCATATCGCCGGTAGAAATCGGGCATCGTACCTGCACCGTCTGTCTGATCAGTCATATCGCAATGAAAATTCCGGGCAGACTGGAATGGGATCCGAAACTCGAGAAGTTCAAAAACAGTGAATTGGCAAACTCTATGCTGAGAAGACCGCAGAGGGCCCCATACGGTACAGATTATATTCAACTATCTCAATAA
- a CDS encoding putative oxidoreductase C-terminal domain-containing protein → MRNILYKLVIILGALLLFSCNMRKDTEKEQSPTTFTGQDGEIRLVVLDPGHFHASLLQKFPQRQVNDTVHVYAPEGNELDQYLESIESYNQRPENPTNWQIVLYAGKDYLEKMIEEKNGNVVILAGNNRKKTEYIFQSLNAGFNVLSDKPMAINKENFNLLKEAFNSADAHGSYLLDVMTERNEIINTLTRKLVNRKELFGELQAGTPDNPGIAMESVHHYYKEVSGNTLVRPAWFYDVEQQGEGIADVSVHLIDLINWQCFPDQIIDYTNDVQMTAASHWPTKLTLQDFSRSTKMNAFPDFLQKYINNSVLEVYGNGKIDYQVKGKNISMTVLWNYEAPKGGGDTYNGLIRGTNASIEITQDQSVNYIKELFIQKEKSFDEQTFDSNIVKAVTDLQASYPYVSAEKVAEGRYKIIAPLEFRKGHEDYFGMVAEKYFGYLVNRDMPEWEISNTITKYYITTTALEMAKNINHPESHNN, encoded by the coding sequence ATGAGAAATATTCTTTATAAACTGGTGATTATTCTTGGAGCCCTTTTACTCTTTTCATGCAATATGCGTAAAGACACAGAAAAAGAACAATCGCCGACTACGTTTACAGGTCAGGACGGAGAGATCAGATTAGTGGTATTGGATCCAGGTCATTTTCATGCCAGTCTGCTTCAGAAATTTCCACAGCGTCAGGTCAACGACACCGTACACGTATATGCGCCTGAGGGGAACGAACTTGATCAGTATCTGGAAAGTATTGAAAGTTATAACCAGCGCCCGGAAAACCCGACTAATTGGCAGATAGTGTTATATGCCGGGAAGGATTATCTCGAGAAGATGATTGAAGAGAAAAATGGAAATGTAGTGATTCTGGCTGGAAATAACAGGAAAAAAACCGAGTATATTTTCCAGTCGCTCAATGCCGGATTCAATGTCCTTTCAGATAAGCCGATGGCAATCAATAAGGAAAATTTCAATCTACTCAAGGAGGCTTTTAATTCTGCGGACGCACATGGCTCATACTTGTTGGATGTTATGACGGAAAGGAACGAGATCATCAATACACTTACCCGTAAACTTGTGAACAGGAAAGAACTGTTTGGAGAATTACAAGCCGGCACCCCGGATAATCCCGGAATAGCCATGGAAAGTGTGCATCATTATTATAAGGAAGTATCCGGAAATACACTGGTTCGTCCGGCATGGTTTTACGATGTGGAACAACAGGGAGAAGGAATTGCAGATGTGTCGGTACATTTAATAGATCTAATCAACTGGCAGTGCTTTCCTGACCAGATAATCGATTATACCAACGATGTACAAATGACAGCCGCAAGTCATTGGCCCACCAAATTGACGTTGCAGGATTTTTCCCGGTCAACAAAGATGAATGCTTTCCCCGATTTCCTGCAGAAATATATCAATAATTCAGTATTGGAGGTTTATGGTAACGGAAAAATCGATTATCAGGTAAAAGGAAAAAATATATCAATGACCGTTCTATGGAATTATGAAGCTCCCAAAGGAGGTGGTGATACTTATAATGGCCTTATCAGGGGAACGAATGCGTCTATTGAAATTACTCAGGATCAATCGGTTAACTATATAAAAGAATTATTTATTCAAAAAGAGAAATCTTTTGATGAACAAACTTTCGATTCTAATATAGTGAAAGCAGTGACAGATCTGCAAGCATCGTATCCTTATGTATCGGCAGAGAAAGTTGCGGAAGGAAGGTATAAGATCATTGCTCCTTTGGAATTCAGAAAAGGACATGAAGACTATTTTGGAATGGTAGCCGAAAAATATTTCGGGTATCTTGTGAACCGGGATATGCCGGAATGGGAAATATCAAACACCATAACAAAATATTATATAACGACAACCGCTTTAGAAATGGCGAAAAATATTAATCACCCTGAATCTCACAATAATTAA
- a CDS encoding SusC/RagA family TonB-linked outer membrane protein — translation MNTLPPPPAIQPIEQQQVTRTASGRIIDTQGESLVGVNVIEAGTTNGTVTDIDGNYTLKLTTSDPMLNISYIGFETQTVNVGNRSVIDITLKEETSFLDEVVVIGYGTMRQKDLTSAISTIKTEALKAESPRSIQDLLRGNSAGLNIGFANSAKGSAGLQIRGVNTLKAGSEPLIVLDGVIFEGALTDINPMDVASIDILKDASSAAVYGAKAASGVIVILTQKGGRGGKPLVSFNTSTGFVQSANQPKLLDAEGFMQYRRAYEIGKNTDAYLQQYPEIFEDPRKLQNVNQRDWFNYDKQTPVETFTEEDLLRTWASRLELKAPEIDNFILNRTTDWAKKVFHIGLQQDYQAAISNRTDDVSYYWSLGYSDREGIIVGDRFSTFRTRLNLESTITPFLKIGLNSGFSSRNEGYLQADWGQMVRISPYGADEIGNPEVEEYIWKYPTSDVTPVNPFFDNLYRDRKDVYSALNANLYAIVTLPFEIEYQFNYIPYLEWREYYNHESSKNFSWAASGGRSERTTHKIYSWQVDNVLRWKKRFNGIHNIETTFLVNAEQRQYWSQKMTATQFSPNDILGYHRIQAGTVPLNESNDTYRTGDALMGRLFYSLKDRYMITTSVRRDGYSAFGQRNPRAVFPAVALGWIFTAEKFSEPITSWFDYGKLRFSWGENGNRDIGQYEALSDMVSGPHPYIDQNGNVYITSQIYVNRMSNVNLKWERTASVNVGLDFSFLNNRISGALEAYKATTNDLLVDRALPEIIGYNSVAANLGKLENRGFEATVNANIISSPKFDWNASANFSLNRRKIVSLYGDMIDIIDDNGNVIGQKEADDIKNKWFIGQDPDRIWDYEHIGVWQKEEATEAAIYGLQPGDFKYKDQNEDGVMTDEDKIFQGYTTPRFRWTLRNEFVFYKNLSLSTMIYSYWGQYGSFNRAANVSNFPDRCSEYVQPYWTAENKINDYARIGSKNIGTVYKEKSFIRLENITLSYNVPKTLIQKISVQDMRLSLSVRNVAVFSPDWNFWDPELSEPTPRIYNISLNFTL, via the coding sequence GTGAATACTCTACCCCCCCCCCCCGCAATCCAACCAATTGAACAACAGCAAGTTACAAGGACAGCAAGCGGTCGTATCATTGACACTCAGGGCGAATCCCTGGTCGGTGTAAATGTAATTGAAGCCGGAACAACCAATGGAACCGTCACCGACATAGACGGGAATTACACATTAAAACTCACCACCTCAGATCCAATGTTGAATATATCTTATATCGGATTTGAAACACAAACAGTAAATGTGGGAAACAGAAGCGTTATTGACATTACTTTAAAAGAAGAGACAAGCTTCCTGGATGAAGTAGTGGTCATAGGATACGGAACCATGAGGCAGAAAGACCTGACGAGTGCCATATCTACGATTAAAACGGAAGCGCTCAAAGCGGAGAGCCCTCGTTCCATTCAGGACCTGCTACGGGGTAATTCTGCTGGATTAAATATTGGTTTTGCCAATTCGGCAAAAGGAAGCGCGGGACTGCAAATTAGAGGTGTGAATACGTTAAAAGCCGGTTCAGAACCTCTTATCGTGTTAGACGGAGTTATTTTCGAGGGAGCTTTAACGGATATCAATCCTATGGATGTAGCTTCTATTGATATTTTGAAAGACGCCAGTTCTGCAGCCGTTTATGGAGCCAAAGCGGCCAGCGGGGTAATCGTTATTTTAACACAAAAAGGAGGGCGAGGCGGCAAACCTTTAGTATCTTTCAATACTTCAACGGGTTTCGTGCAGTCGGCCAATCAGCCTAAGTTATTAGATGCAGAAGGTTTCATGCAATATCGAAGAGCCTATGAGATAGGTAAAAATACGGATGCATATCTGCAACAATATCCCGAAATTTTTGAAGATCCACGTAAACTTCAAAATGTAAATCAACGCGACTGGTTCAACTATGACAAACAAACACCGGTAGAAACCTTTACCGAAGAAGATCTTTTAAGAACCTGGGCGTCCCGTTTAGAACTCAAAGCACCGGAAATCGACAACTTTATCCTTAACAGGACGACCGATTGGGCGAAAAAAGTATTCCACATAGGCTTACAGCAAGATTACCAGGCAGCTATATCAAACAGAACCGACGATGTCTCTTACTATTGGTCATTAGGTTACTCTGATAGAGAAGGAATCATTGTAGGAGATCGATTTAGCACTTTCAGAACACGACTTAATCTGGAGTCTACAATTACTCCTTTTTTGAAAATAGGTTTGAATTCAGGTTTCTCATCCAGAAATGAAGGCTATCTACAAGCCGATTGGGGACAAATGGTTAGAATATCTCCCTACGGAGCAGATGAGATCGGCAATCCGGAAGTGGAGGAATATATCTGGAAATATCCCACCTCGGACGTAACCCCGGTAAACCCTTTCTTCGATAATTTATACAGAGACCGGAAGGACGTGTACAGTGCTTTGAATGCAAATTTATACGCTATTGTGACACTGCCTTTCGAAATAGAATATCAGTTTAACTACATTCCATATCTTGAGTGGCGGGAATATTACAACCACGAATCTTCCAAGAACTTTTCATGGGCGGCAAGCGGGGGAAGGTCTGAACGCACAACACATAAAATCTATTCGTGGCAGGTCGATAATGTATTGAGATGGAAAAAGAGGTTCAATGGGATTCATAATATTGAGACCACTTTTTTGGTAAACGCTGAGCAAAGACAATATTGGAGTCAAAAAATGACTGCCACACAATTCTCGCCAAACGATATTTTGGGATATCACCGGATACAGGCAGGAACTGTTCCACTGAATGAAAGTAATGATACATACCGTACGGGAGATGCCTTGATGGGAAGGTTGTTTTACTCGTTAAAAGACAGATATATGATTACCACATCCGTTCGGAGAGACGGTTATTCCGCCTTCGGGCAGAGAAATCCCCGGGCTGTTTTTCCGGCTGTAGCCTTAGGATGGATCTTTACAGCAGAAAAGTTTTCAGAACCGATAACGAGTTGGTTCGATTACGGCAAACTGCGTTTCTCCTGGGGTGAAAACGGGAACAGGGATATCGGGCAATACGAAGCATTATCGGATATGGTATCCGGACCACACCCCTACATCGACCAAAACGGGAATGTGTATATCACATCACAGATCTATGTGAACAGGATGTCCAATGTCAATTTGAAATGGGAGCGTACAGCTTCCGTCAATGTTGGACTGGATTTCTCTTTCCTGAATAACAGGATCAGCGGCGCTTTGGAAGCTTATAAAGCCACCACAAACGATTTGTTGGTAGATAGGGCGCTCCCCGAGATTATCGGATATAACAGTGTGGCCGCAAACCTGGGGAAATTAGAAAACAGGGGATTTGAAGCAACGGTAAATGCAAATATCATTTCGAGTCCTAAGTTTGACTGGAACGCTTCCGCTAACTTCTCGCTGAACAGAAGAAAAATCGTAAGCCTCTATGGTGATATGATTGATATAATAGATGACAACGGGAACGTAATCGGACAAAAAGAAGCCGATGATATTAAAAACAAATGGTTTATCGGGCAAGACCCCGACCGTATATGGGATTATGAACATATAGGTGTCTGGCAAAAAGAAGAGGCAACGGAGGCTGCTATATATGGTTTACAACCGGGTGATTTTAAATACAAAGACCAAAATGAGGATGGAGTAATGACAGATGAAGACAAGATATTTCAAGGGTATACTACTCCTCGCTTCAGATGGACATTACGTAACGAATTCGTTTTTTATAAAAACCTCTCTTTATCAACCATGATATATTCTTATTGGGGACAATACGGCTCATTTAACCGTGCAGCAAACGTTTCCAACTTTCCAGACAGATGTTCGGAATATGTTCAGCCTTACTGGACTGCTGAAAACAAAATAAATGATTATGCCCGTATAGGCTCTAAAAATATTGGGACAGTGTATAAAGAGAAATCATTTATCCGGCTCGAAAACATCACATTGTCATACAATGTGCCCAAAACGTTGATTCAGAAAATATCTGTTCAGGATATGCGTTTATCACTCTCTGTTAGAAATGTAGCTGTATTTTCTCCTGACTGGAACTTCTGGGATCCCGAATTGAGCGAGCCTACCCCCCGAATTTACAATATCAGTTTAAATTTCACCCTTTAA